A genomic segment from Flavobacteriales bacterium encodes:
- a CDS encoding polyketide cyclase, whose protein sequence is MKALKYILIAVVVLIAIPAITALFVQKDFSVERSIIIERPKEQVFDYLKHLRNQDNFSKWGQMDPNMKKTFSGTDATVGFISAWESQNPDVGKGEQEITAIIDGEKVDFELRFLEPWQATNFASLSTESVGDERTEVTWSFRGRMEYPMNLMLVATDFDKAIGDDFNQGLENLKKILEEQ, encoded by the coding sequence ATGAAAGCCCTTAAATACATCCTTATTGCAGTCGTTGTGCTTATTGCCATTCCTGCCATTACCGCACTATTTGTGCAGAAAGACTTTTCTGTTGAACGCTCCATCATTATTGAACGACCTAAAGAGCAAGTGTTCGATTACCTCAAGCACCTTCGAAATCAGGACAATTTCAGCAAGTGGGGGCAGATGGATCCGAACATGAAAAAGACATTCTCAGGAACGGATGCAACGGTTGGGTTCATTTCGGCATGGGAAAGTCAAAATCCGGATGTTGGAAAAGGGGAACAGGAGATCACGGCCATCATTGACGGTGAAAAGGTGGATTTCGAGCTGCGCTTCCTCGAACCTTGGCAAGCGACAAACTTCGCATCGCTGTCTACAGAAAGTGTGGGTGATGAGCGGACGGAAGTTACTTGGTCATTCCGGGGCCGAATGGAATACCCAATGAACCTGATGTTGGTTGCCACGGATTTTGACAAGGCCATTGGGGACGATTTCAACCAAGGGTTAGAGAATCTGAAGAAAATCCTTGAAGAACAATAG
- a CDS encoding tryptophan-rich sensory protein has protein sequence MIRRVILFLVLNFGALLLGGLLMNGEVTGDWYLSLNKAPWTPPGWVFGAAWTTIMLCFTIYMTLAWEHVKNKRNLLILFGIQWVLNVFWNPVFFALHYVAPGLVIIMSLTLLVGYFLIGYLQELSWKVLFVVPYFAWLLVATSLNAYILLYN, from the coding sequence ATGATACGGAGGGTCATTTTATTTCTGGTACTGAATTTCGGAGCGCTGCTTCTCGGAGGTCTCCTGATGAACGGTGAGGTGACCGGAGATTGGTATCTCTCCTTGAACAAGGCTCCTTGGACTCCACCGGGATGGGTTTTCGGTGCTGCTTGGACCACCATCATGCTCTGTTTCACCATTTACATGACGCTTGCTTGGGAACATGTTAAGAACAAGCGGAACCTCCTGATTCTCTTCGGGATTCAATGGGTGCTCAACGTATTTTGGAACCCCGTGTTCTTTGCACTTCATTATGTTGCACCAGGGCTTGTCATCATAATGAGTTTAACGCTACTTGTCGGCTATTTTCTCATTGGTTACTTGCAAGAGCTCTCATGGAAAGTGCTTTTCGTAGTTCCCTACTTTGCGTGGCTGCTGGTGGCCACTTCGCTCAATGCCTACATTCTCCTGTACAATTAG